The proteins below are encoded in one region of Ereboglobus luteus:
- a CDS encoding sialidase family protein produces MKTIPLLCILLAISASLPVAGRETFGITTLTPPRLEFNPNPAYWPRMRLWQGIPSIERAPGGRLWATWYSGGIGEGKGHNYQLLVTSGNDGLTWSKPVAVFDPGRQLLGGAGGDAHLWLDPNGRLWWFVHRVMQSPGIHPRTCWGFHTTEPDNPKAKWRGPVFAGYGYSLNKEFVTSDGEWLHMVDPMSKKTDAPLPARKGAHVWKFTGYDKPFEHTGHVEIKDTPFTEHMIAERKDGSLLMLARAKYGIARAVSNDKGRTWREIEPFTKDFNVNTRFYFGKLKSGSLLLIVNDHPRKRENMTAMLSDDDGKTWQHKLVLDERTHVSYPDATQSPTASSTPSMIADAIKRTCRKSFSQNSPRPISAPERSSRKAASSNAKSTSSPTKAAACVSTARALE; encoded by the coding sequence ATGAAAACCATCCCCCTTCTTTGCATCCTCCTTGCCATCTCGGCGAGCCTGCCTGTCGCGGGAAGGGAAACTTTCGGCATCACCACGCTCACGCCACCGCGACTGGAGTTTAATCCCAATCCCGCCTACTGGCCGCGAATGCGTCTCTGGCAGGGCATTCCGAGCATCGAGCGCGCGCCCGGCGGACGCCTCTGGGCAACATGGTATTCCGGCGGAATCGGCGAGGGCAAGGGACACAATTACCAACTCCTCGTAACAAGCGGCAACGACGGCCTCACATGGTCAAAACCCGTCGCCGTTTTTGATCCCGGACGGCAGCTCCTCGGCGGCGCGGGTGGCGACGCGCACCTCTGGCTTGATCCGAACGGACGCCTCTGGTGGTTCGTCCATCGCGTCATGCAATCGCCCGGCATTCACCCGCGCACCTGCTGGGGTTTCCATACCACCGAGCCCGACAACCCAAAGGCGAAATGGCGCGGACCCGTTTTCGCCGGCTACGGATACTCGCTCAACAAGGAGTTTGTCACCTCGGACGGCGAATGGCTTCACATGGTCGACCCGATGAGCAAAAAAACAGACGCCCCTCTTCCCGCCCGCAAAGGCGCGCACGTCTGGAAATTCACCGGTTACGACAAACCCTTTGAACATACCGGCCATGTCGAAATCAAGGACACGCCCTTCACCGAGCACATGATTGCCGAGCGAAAGGATGGCAGCCTGTTGATGCTCGCCCGCGCCAAATACGGCATCGCCCGGGCCGTCTCCAACGACAAAGGCCGGACGTGGCGCGAAATCGAACCCTTTACCAAAGACTTCAACGTCAACACGCGTTTTTACTTCGGAAAACTCAAAAGCGGCAGCCTGCTCCTCATCGTCAACGATCATCCAAGGAAACGCGAAAACATGACCGCCATGCTGTCCGACGACGACGGCAAAACCTGGCAGCACAAACTCGTCCTCGACGAGCGCACCCACGTCTCCTACCCCGACGCGACACAATCCCCGACGGCTTCATCTACGCCGTCCATGATCGCGGACGCTATCAAAAGGACATGCAGGAAATCCTTTTCGCAAAATTCACCGAGGCCGATATCCGCGCCGGAAAGATCGTCACGGAAGGCAGCTTCCTCAAACGCAAAATCAACAAGCTCGCCGACGAAGGCGGCGGCGTGCGTTTCGACGGCGAGAGCTTTGGAATGA
- a CDS encoding FAD-dependent oxidoreductase, giving the protein MITNPPTNHVRPFKSTRIHADLAVGGGGLSGVCAAIAAARAGLKVVLVQDRPVLGGNGSSEVRLWILGATSHMGNNNRWAREGGIIDEFMVENTHRNREGNPVFVDALLLDMVRREPNITLLLNTIVHDLEKSDADTIRSIRAFNPQNATEYTITAPLFCDATGDGAIGFLAGAAFRMGAEKRDEFGELMAPGDEFGELLGHSLYFYSRDTGKPVTFTPPSFALDDITKIPRYKNFSAAEQGCKLWWVEYGGRMDTVHDTEEIKWELWKVIYGVWNHIKNSGLFPEAETMTLEWVGQLAGKRESRRFEGDTMLVQRDLIEQIPHPDDVSFGGWAIDLHPADGVYSPKDGCTQYHAKGVYGIPYRTMYSRNIQNLFLAGRIISASHVAYGSTRVMATCGHNAAAVGLAAALCKKHNALPRDLAAGEKLAELQRELLKRGQYIPGLALNDPADLAPKAKLAATSALTLAALPPNGQYRRLDASWAMMIPVVPGPAPRVTYQVRAAEATTVKVELRISSKPGNHTPDTTLATREIKTPAGDSNLELDFPDPNNPQSAIRIPHSCYAFYIIHANPLVETAISDKRVTGILALTHAANKAVAKSAVQTPEPDSGVETFEFWLPQRRPNGENLACVIEPPVALHNVENLVSGIDRPVSAPNAWAASPDDNAPAVTLAWDAPQKIRRVAIAFDTDYDHPMESVQMGHPESDMPFCVSKYTIRDAATNRALVEVTGNYLSLREHVLPEPVTTSSLRIEVAHPTPNIPAALFAVRVYAE; this is encoded by the coding sequence ATGATCACAAATCCACCCACCAATCACGTCCGTCCCTTCAAATCCACGCGCATCCACGCCGACCTCGCAGTCGGCGGCGGCGGCCTTTCCGGAGTCTGCGCGGCGATCGCCGCTGCGCGCGCCGGCCTCAAGGTCGTGCTCGTGCAGGACCGGCCCGTGCTCGGCGGCAACGGCTCGAGCGAAGTGCGCCTGTGGATACTCGGCGCGACCTCGCACATGGGAAACAACAACCGCTGGGCCCGCGAAGGCGGCATCATCGACGAGTTCATGGTCGAGAACACCCACCGCAACCGCGAGGGCAACCCCGTCTTCGTCGACGCCCTGCTCCTCGACATGGTGCGCCGCGAACCCAACATCACCCTTCTGCTCAACACCATCGTCCACGACCTCGAAAAATCCGACGCCGACACCATCCGCTCCATCCGCGCCTTCAATCCGCAAAACGCCACCGAATACACCATCACCGCGCCCCTCTTCTGCGACGCCACCGGCGACGGCGCCATCGGCTTTCTCGCCGGGGCCGCCTTCCGCATGGGCGCCGAAAAGCGCGACGAGTTTGGCGAGCTCATGGCCCCCGGCGACGAGTTCGGCGAACTCCTCGGCCACTCCCTCTACTTCTACTCGCGCGACACCGGCAAACCCGTGACGTTCACGCCGCCCTCCTTCGCGCTCGACGACATCACAAAAATCCCCCGCTACAAAAACTTCTCCGCCGCCGAGCAAGGCTGCAAACTCTGGTGGGTCGAATACGGCGGGCGCATGGACACCGTCCACGACACCGAGGAAATCAAGTGGGAACTCTGGAAAGTCATCTACGGCGTCTGGAACCACATCAAAAACTCCGGCCTCTTTCCCGAGGCCGAAACCATGACCCTCGAATGGGTCGGCCAGCTCGCCGGCAAACGCGAAAGCCGCCGCTTCGAAGGCGACACGATGCTCGTCCAACGCGACCTCATCGAACAAATCCCGCACCCCGACGACGTTTCCTTCGGCGGCTGGGCCATCGACCTGCACCCCGCCGACGGCGTCTATTCGCCCAAGGACGGCTGCACGCAATACCATGCAAAGGGCGTTTACGGCATCCCCTACCGCACGATGTATAGCCGCAACATCCAAAACCTCTTCCTAGCCGGGCGCATCATCAGCGCCTCGCACGTCGCCTACGGCTCGACCCGCGTCATGGCCACCTGCGGGCACAACGCCGCCGCCGTCGGCCTCGCCGCCGCGCTCTGCAAAAAACACAACGCGCTCCCCCGCGACCTCGCCGCCGGCGAAAAACTCGCCGAGCTCCAGCGCGAACTCCTCAAGCGCGGCCAATACATCCCCGGCCTCGCGCTCAACGATCCCGCCGACCTCGCGCCCAAGGCCAAGCTCGCCGCCACCAGCGCGCTCACGCTCGCCGCGCTCCCGCCCAACGGCCAATACCGCCGGCTCGACGCCTCGTGGGCCATGATGATTCCAGTCGTCCCCGGCCCCGCGCCCCGCGTCACCTACCAAGTCCGCGCCGCGGAAGCGACAACCGTGAAAGTCGAACTGCGCATCAGTTCCAAACCCGGCAACCACACCCCCGACACCACACTCGCCACCCGCGAAATAAAAACCCCCGCCGGCGACAGCAACCTCGAGCTCGACTTCCCCGATCCGAACAATCCGCAATCCGCAATCCGCATTCCGCATTCCTGCTACGCGTTCTACATCATCCACGCCAACCCGCTCGTCGAAACGGCAATCTCCGACAAACGCGTTACCGGAATCCTCGCGCTCACGCACGCGGCCAACAAAGCCGTCGCCAAGTCGGCGGTGCAAACCCCCGAGCCCGATAGCGGCGTGGAAACCTTCGAGTTCTGGCTCCCGCAACGCCGCCCCAACGGCGAAAACCTCGCCTGCGTCATCGAGCCGCCCGTCGCGCTCCACAACGTAGAAAACCTCGTCAGCGGTATCGACCGCCCCGTCTCCGCGCCCAACGCCTGGGCTGCCTCCCCCGACGACAACGCGCCCGCCGTCACGCTCGCATGGGATGCGCCGCAAAAAATCCGCCGCGTCGCAATCGCCTTCGACACCGACTACGACCACCCGATGGAATCCGTGCAAATGGGCCATCCCGAAAGCGACATGCCCTTCTGTGTATCCAAATACACGATACGCGACGCCGCCACCAACCGCGCCCTCGTGGAAGTCACCGGCAACTACCTCTCGCTCCGCGAGCACGTCCTGCCCGAGCCTGTCACGACGAGCTCCCTGCGGATCGAAGTCGCGCATCCGACCCCGAACATCCCCGCCGCCCTTTTCGCCGTCAGAGTTTACGCTGAATAA
- a CDS encoding MFS transporter, translating into MKIPNFRWFIITLVFFAAVLNYIDRQTLSALAPTIQKDLGLTDRDYGNIVNIFLIAYTISYLVSGRMVDKLGTRLGMAVFVAFWSVSNMLTAAAHGVRSMGFFRFMLGLGEAGVWPAASKSVSEWFPARERALAIGVYTMGSTVGATVAPYIVIPLAAFPFATHMPFVSNLLGEGAGWRMAFILTGLAGLLWLIPWMLVYRQPKESKHATEKELKLLADSNAEEAKSAGSVVNEAPWSWKQIFSSRVVWLLLLGRLITDPAWYFFQFWFPKFLHAERGLDQSQLTITWIVYAAAGVGSLAGGWLSGVLIKKRKIAPAASRMWIMLGCACVMPVSIIVVNVTGMTPTMGFTAIVIIAALAWLINISSLVVDTVPKSCLGTVFSIVAAGSTVGGIIMNTLVSAMVSPVASNPVGFLDRAVYAVFGPILRAVQGGGYTMWFWLMAFLHLAAWAMLYFGRIHKNAK; encoded by the coding sequence ATGAAGATTCCCAATTTCCGCTGGTTCATCATCACGCTCGTTTTCTTTGCCGCGGTGCTCAACTACATCGACCGGCAGACGCTCTCGGCGCTCGCGCCGACAATCCAGAAGGACCTCGGCCTGACCGACCGCGACTACGGCAACATCGTCAACATCTTCCTGATCGCCTACACGATCTCCTACCTCGTGTCGGGCCGCATGGTGGACAAGCTCGGCACGCGCCTGGGCATGGCCGTCTTCGTCGCCTTCTGGTCCGTGAGCAACATGCTCACCGCCGCCGCGCACGGCGTGCGTTCCATGGGATTTTTCCGCTTCATGCTCGGCCTCGGCGAGGCCGGCGTGTGGCCCGCCGCGTCCAAATCAGTCTCGGAATGGTTTCCCGCGCGCGAACGCGCCCTCGCAATCGGTGTTTACACGATGGGCTCGACCGTGGGCGCAACCGTCGCGCCCTACATCGTCATTCCGCTCGCCGCGTTCCCCTTCGCCACGCACATGCCCTTTGTCAGCAACCTGCTCGGCGAGGGCGCGGGCTGGCGCATGGCGTTTATCCTGACCGGCCTCGCCGGCCTCCTCTGGCTCATCCCGTGGATGCTCGTTTACCGCCAGCCCAAGGAATCGAAACACGCCACTGAAAAGGAACTGAAACTTCTCGCCGACTCCAACGCCGAGGAGGCCAAGTCCGCCGGCAGCGTCGTCAACGAAGCCCCGTGGAGCTGGAAACAAATCTTCTCCTCGCGCGTCGTCTGGCTGCTCCTGCTCGGGCGCCTCATCACCGATCCCGCCTGGTATTTCTTCCAGTTCTGGTTTCCGAAGTTTTTGCACGCCGAGCGCGGCCTCGACCAAAGCCAACTCACGATAACATGGATCGTCTACGCCGCCGCCGGCGTAGGCAGCCTCGCGGGCGGATGGCTCTCGGGCGTGCTCATTAAGAAACGCAAAATCGCCCCCGCCGCCTCCCGCATGTGGATCATGCTCGGCTGCGCGTGCGTCATGCCCGTGTCCATCATTGTCGTGAACGTCACCGGCATGACACCCACGATGGGCTTCACCGCGATCGTCATCATCGCCGCGCTCGCGTGGCTCATCAACATCAGCTCGCTCGTTGTCGACACTGTTCCGAAGTCCTGCCTCGGCACCGTGTTCAGCATCGTCGCAGCGGGCAGCACCGTCGGCGGCATCATCATGAACACGCTCGTCTCCGCGATGGTCTCGCCCGTCGCAAGCAACCCCGTCGGTTTTCTCGACCGCGCCGTGTATGCCGTCTTCGGCCCCATCCTCCGCGCCGTGCAAGGCGGCGGCTACACCATGTGGTTCTGGCTGATGGCGTTCCTCCACCTCGCCGCCTGGGCCATGCTCTATTTCGGACGCATCCATAAAAACGCCAAATAA
- a CDS encoding family 43 glycosylhydrolase, producing MKLPASLFVILCLSLTALPGSPGQSAFSPGTAWLDTNGAPINAHGGGVIFVDGRYYWHGEHKLPNRSEAQKADGGVHCYSSTDLYNWRDEGLVLSVDYQNPKSEIAAGCILERPKVVYNPRTKKYVMYFKLYPPGSGYDTGYVGVAVADKPAGPFTYSHRFVGGGSPKGTGDFCMFRDAAGDVWHYTVRKPDKAFVAGRLTDDYLHPRGDYRVLTEIPALTEAPAMIRLGDGTHYMLGSGSSGWKPNAARSFRAPAAAGPFTDLGNPCAGTNPHNNLGPEKTFGGQISCIIPVEGRPGAYIAMFDLWRPDHAEKGLYAWLPLFIKNGKPVVEWHTKWDLGIFNRSD from the coding sequence ATGAAATTACCCGCCAGCCTGTTCGTCATCCTCTGCCTGAGTCTCACCGCGCTGCCCGGATCCCCCGGGCAATCCGCGTTCTCACCCGGCACCGCATGGCTGGACACCAATGGCGCCCCGATAAACGCCCATGGCGGCGGTGTTATTTTTGTGGACGGCCGCTATTATTGGCATGGCGAACACAAGCTGCCCAACCGCTCCGAGGCGCAAAAGGCCGACGGCGGCGTGCATTGTTATTCCTCGACCGATCTTTATAATTGGCGGGACGAGGGGCTCGTGCTTTCCGTGGATTATCAGAACCCAAAATCGGAAATCGCGGCAGGTTGCATCCTCGAGCGCCCAAAGGTTGTTTATAATCCGCGCACGAAAAAATACGTGATGTATTTCAAACTCTACCCTCCGGGATCCGGCTACGATACCGGCTATGTTGGCGTTGCCGTTGCGGACAAACCCGCCGGCCCTTTCACTTACAGCCATCGTTTTGTCGGCGGAGGCTCGCCCAAGGGCACCGGCGATTTTTGCATGTTTCGCGATGCGGCGGGCGATGTCTGGCACTACACCGTGCGCAAACCCGACAAGGCGTTTGTCGCGGGCCGGCTCACCGACGACTATCTCCACCCGCGCGGTGATTATCGCGTGCTCACCGAAATCCCCGCGCTCACCGAGGCGCCCGCGATGATTCGACTCGGCGACGGCACCCACTACATGCTCGGCTCCGGCTCCTCGGGCTGGAAACCCAACGCCGCCCGCTCGTTCCGCGCTCCCGCGGCCGCCGGTCCGTTCACCGACCTCGGAAATCCCTGCGCCGGCACAAACCCGCACAACAACCTCGGCCCTGAAAAAACATTCGGCGGACAGATATCGTGCATCATTCCCGTCGAGGGACGCCCCGGCGCATACATCGCGATGTTCGACCTATGGAGACCGGATCATGCCGAAAAGGGACTCTACGCATGGCTTCCGCTTTTCATCAAAAACGGCAAGCCCGTCGTCGAGTGGCACACGAAATGGGATCTCGGCATTTTCAACCGGAGTGATTGA
- a CDS encoding glycoside hydrolase family 3 C-terminal domain-containing protein, producing the protein MKLLPVLAYGAFCAGLLMSPLCAADVPLYRDTNQPVEARVNDLLGRMTLEEKIAMCHANTYFTSSGVPRLGVPDLVMSDGPHGVHEERLVHGWASAGRTDDFTTDLPAGTGLAATWNTVLALRYGEVLGAEARARGKDIILGPGVNIARTPLFGRNFEFFGEDPHLVSRITVPYIRGVQAQGVAACVKHFAVNNQEIGAREGIDAVVDRRTLHEIYLPAFKAAVREADVLSVMGAYNKVNGEQACESDTLLNKILKKQWGFTGLVVSDWGGAHSTMGCALGGLDLEMSGRPKRDYDAMYLGRPFREAVGRGRVPESVLDDKVRRILRVMMRIGSLDTNGARPRGAMNTPAHQAVARQVAEEGIVLLKNEGNLLPLDVEKLTRVAVIGGNATRKHSPAGGGLPGGGSSAVKPLYEITPLDGLLARLGSRGVTVTHTAGYSADAAGAAGVSKLVGESGETSIAGEPGENAAIGARGAAVLRERAVAAAREADAVIFVGGFDHSVETEMKDRVDMSLPYGQVELIRALIAANPRTVVILIGGSAMEMDSWVRDARAVLFAPYGGSEGGSALARILAGDVNPSGKLPITLARRLEDYPPHATGDRAMYPGEGHKIQYREGIFVGYRYFDEKNIEPLFCFGHGLSYTQFEYSDLRVEPASGAGVSRTVSFRVTNTGRREGAEVAQVYVSQKNPKITRPVRELRGFEKVFLKPGESRTVTCALNADAFSYYDTERDAWRVSAGDYVIEAGASSRDLRLRTGVSVR; encoded by the coding sequence ATGAAATTACTCCCGGTTTTGGCTTATGGCGCTTTTTGCGCCGGTTTATTAATGTCGCCGCTTTGCGCGGCCGATGTGCCGCTCTATCGCGACACAAATCAACCCGTGGAGGCGCGTGTGAATGATTTGCTCGGACGCATGACGCTTGAGGAGAAAATCGCGATGTGCCACGCCAACACCTACTTCACCAGCTCCGGCGTGCCCAGGCTCGGCGTGCCGGATTTGGTAATGTCGGACGGGCCGCACGGGGTGCACGAGGAGAGGCTTGTGCATGGTTGGGCGTCGGCGGGGCGCACCGATGATTTCACGACCGACTTGCCCGCCGGCACGGGGCTCGCCGCGACATGGAACACCGTGCTGGCGTTGCGTTACGGCGAGGTGCTCGGCGCCGAGGCGCGCGCACGCGGCAAGGACATTATTCTCGGGCCGGGCGTCAACATTGCGCGGACGCCGTTGTTTGGCCGCAATTTTGAATTTTTCGGCGAGGACCCGCATCTGGTCTCGCGCATCACCGTGCCCTACATTCGCGGCGTGCAGGCGCAGGGCGTGGCGGCGTGCGTGAAACATTTTGCGGTGAACAACCAGGAAATCGGCGCGCGCGAGGGCATTGACGCCGTTGTCGACCGGCGCACGTTGCACGAGATTTATCTCCCGGCTTTCAAGGCGGCGGTGCGTGAGGCGGATGTTCTCAGCGTGATGGGCGCTTACAACAAGGTGAACGGCGAGCAGGCGTGCGAAAGCGACACGCTGCTCAACAAAATCCTGAAAAAACAATGGGGCTTCACCGGCTTGGTGGTGTCGGATTGGGGCGGCGCGCACTCGACGATGGGCTGCGCGCTTGGCGGCCTTGACCTTGAAATGAGCGGACGCCCCAAGCGCGATTACGACGCGATGTATCTCGGCCGTCCCTTTCGCGAGGCGGTGGGGCGGGGGAGGGTGCCGGAGTCCGTGCTCGACGACAAGGTGCGCCGCATCCTGCGCGTGATGATGCGTATTGGTTCCTTGGATACAAATGGCGCGCGTCCGCGCGGCGCCATGAACACGCCGGCGCACCAGGCGGTGGCGCGCCAGGTGGCGGAGGAAGGGATCGTGCTTTTGAAAAATGAAGGGAACCTGCTTCCCCTCGACGTGGAAAAACTCACCCGCGTTGCGGTCATTGGCGGCAATGCGACCAGAAAACATTCGCCCGCGGGCGGGGGATTGCCCGGCGGGGGCAGCTCGGCGGTAAAGCCGCTTTACGAAATCACGCCGCTCGACGGTCTGCTTGCCAGGCTCGGCTCGCGGGGTGTGACGGTTACGCATACCGCCGGCTACAGCGCCGATGCGGCGGGCGCGGCCGGTGTTTCAAAACTCGTCGGCGAATCAGGCGAGACAAGCATCGCCGGCGAACCGGGCGAAAATGCGGCGATTGGCGCGCGCGGCGCGGCGGTGCTGCGCGAACGGGCGGTCGCGGCGGCAAGGGAGGCGGATGCCGTCATTTTTGTCGGCGGCTTTGACCACTCGGTGGAGACGGAGATGAAGGATCGCGTGGACATGTCGCTGCCTTACGGCCAGGTGGAGTTAATCCGCGCGCTCATCGCCGCAAATCCGCGCACTGTGGTCATACTCATCGGTGGCTCGGCGATGGAGATGGACTCATGGGTGCGCGATGCGCGCGCCGTGTTGTTTGCGCCCTATGGCGGAAGCGAGGGCGGCTCGGCGCTTGCGCGGATTTTGGCGGGAGATGTGAATCCATCGGGCAAACTGCCCATCACGCTGGCGCGCCGGCTTGAGGATTATCCGCCCCATGCCACGGGCGATCGCGCAATGTATCCGGGCGAGGGGCACAAGATTCAATACCGCGAGGGAATTTTTGTCGGCTATCGTTATTTTGACGAAAAGAACATCGAGCCGCTGTTCTGCTTTGGTCACGGGCTTTCCTACACGCAGTTCGAGTATTCGGATTTGCGTGTCGAACCGGCGTCCGGTGCCGGCGTTTCGCGCACGGTAAGTTTTCGCGTTACCAACACCGGCAGGCGCGAGGGCGCGGAGGTGGCGCAGGTGTATGTTTCGCAAAAGAACCCGAAGATAACGCGCCCCGTGCGCGAGTTGAGGGGATTTGAGAAAGTGTTTCTCAAGCCGGGCGAATCGCGAACTGTGACCTGCGCGCTGAACGCGGACGCGTTTTCGTATTATGACACGGAGCGTGACGCGTGGCGGGTGAGCGCGGGCGACTATGTCATCGAGGCGGGCGCGTCCTCCCGCGACTTGCGGTTGCGCACCGGCGTGAGCGTGCGCTGA